The following proteins are encoded in a genomic region of Nonomuraea muscovyensis:
- the rsgA gene encoding ribosome small subunit-dependent GTPase A produces the protein MQNLFRDPSNLGLSRYGWTETLDNDFAEHREAGLVPARIARVDRGLCDAVTESGPVRAGLTALYSPDPLLAPCTGDWAALRPGPAPELVALLPRSSTIVRSSASRSSHGQLLAANVDTVVIAVSLTVALDAARLERLLALAWDSGARPLIVLTKADLAADAAAVHAEASALAPGVDILVTSVTTGQNIDVLTALLNGTTVLLGPSGAGKSSLGNALLGDEVLATGEVRAQDGKGRHTTVRRELVPLPGGGVLIDTPGLRGISLYDAADGLEQVFAEIERLSEDCRFGDCGHDTEPGCAVQAAIRAGELTERRLNSYRKLLRENAWAASRTDARLRGERTNRQKAITTHLRATYKFRDQQS, from the coding sequence TTGCAAAACCTCTTCAGGGATCCATCCAACCTCGGCCTGTCCCGGTACGGATGGACCGAAACACTCGACAACGACTTCGCCGAACACCGCGAGGCCGGCCTGGTGCCGGCGCGGATCGCGCGTGTGGACCGCGGCCTGTGCGACGCGGTCACCGAGTCCGGCCCGGTGCGTGCCGGGCTCACGGCGCTGTACTCGCCCGATCCGCTCCTGGCGCCCTGCACCGGCGACTGGGCGGCGCTGCGCCCGGGGCCCGCTCCGGAACTGGTGGCCCTGCTGCCGCGTAGTAGCACGATCGTGCGTTCGTCCGCCTCCCGGTCCTCCCACGGGCAGCTTCTCGCGGCCAACGTCGATACCGTCGTCATCGCCGTCTCTCTCACCGTCGCGCTGGACGCGGCCCGGCTGGAGCGGCTGCTGGCGCTGGCGTGGGACAGCGGCGCCCGGCCGCTGATCGTGTTGACCAAGGCGGATCTGGCCGCCGACGCCGCCGCCGTGCACGCTGAGGCGAGTGCGCTGGCACCGGGCGTGGACATCCTGGTCACCAGCGTGACCACCGGTCAGAACATCGATGTGCTGACCGCCTTGCTGAACGGCACCACGGTCCTGCTCGGCCCTTCGGGCGCGGGCAAGTCCAGTCTCGGCAACGCGTTGCTCGGTGACGAGGTGCTGGCCACCGGCGAGGTGCGGGCGCAGGACGGAAAGGGTCGCCACACCACCGTCCGCCGCGAGCTGGTTCCCCTTCCCGGTGGCGGTGTCCTCATCGACACGCCCGGCCTGCGCGGGATCAGCCTCTACGACGCCGCCGACGGTCTGGAACAGGTCTTCGCCGAGATCGAACGCCTCAGCGAGGACTGCCGCTTCGGTGACTGCGGCCACGACACCGAACCGGGTTGCGCCGTCCAGGCCGCCATCCGGGCGGGTGAGTTGACCGAACGCCGTCTCAACAGTTATCGCAAGCTGTTGCGCGAGAACGCGTGGGCGGCCTCGCGCACCGATGCCCGGCTGCGCGGCGAGCGGACCAACCGGCAGAAGGCCATCACCACCCATCTGCGCGCGACCTACAAGTTCAGGGACCAGCAGTCATGA